In one Sulfitobacter alexandrii genomic region, the following are encoded:
- a CDS encoding heavy metal translocating P-type ATPase, whose amino-acid sequence MSDSHTLRLSLQNMSCASCVGRVERGLSGLPGVSDVRVNLATETAQAQIDRPGRISDIVEKLEEIGYPVRTQSVRLNVASMSCASCVGRVDKALAAVPGVLDVNVNLASETSTVTYVEGAVAVADLLKAAGDAGYPATLPLDSAPEDTSVRKDEEARRLALRTALAAALALPVFLLEMGAHLIPGMHGLIGDTIGHRASWLIQFVLTTVVLLWPGRSFYTRGFPALLKRAPDMNSLVAVGTSAAYLYSLVALFAPALLPEGSRAVYFEAAAVIIVLILLGRWLEARAKGRTGAAIQKLLGLQAKTARVIVDGEPLDVAIERIAAGDILIVRPGERIAVDGEVTEGIARVDESMITGEPVPVAKSVGDPVTGGTVNGTGAFQFRATRVGADTTLAQIIRMVEEAQGAKLPIQGLVDRITLWFVPAVMALALLTVIIWPLVGPSPALSLALVAGVSVLIIACPCAMGLATPTSIMVGTGRAAEMGVLFRKGDALQQLSTVDVIALDKTGTVTEGRPELTDLVLADGFDRAEVLALVAAVEAQSEHPIAEAILRAAEAENVAGHEARNFTSITGHGVRAEVAGREVLVGADRLMTREGLDIGALADAERRLAEQGRTALYAAIDGRVAAMIAVADPVKPSSAAAIRALHDLGLKVAMITGDKRETAEAIARETGIDHVIAGVLPDGKVAALDDLRGTGQHIAFVGDGINDAPALAHADVGIAIGTGTDVAIESADVVLMSGDLRGVVNALEVSRRTMRNIRQNLFWAFGYNVALIPVAAGLLYPVSGLLLSPVLAAGAMALSSVFVLTNALRLRRVRPAMDEAAKAATDPRMSPVPAE is encoded by the coding sequence ATGTCGGATTCGCATACCCTTCGACTTTCCCTGCAGAACATGTCCTGCGCCTCTTGCGTCGGGCGGGTGGAGCGTGGGCTTTCCGGCCTGCCGGGCGTCAGCGACGTTCGAGTCAACCTCGCCACCGAGACCGCCCAGGCGCAGATCGACAGGCCGGGCCGCATCTCGGACATCGTCGAGAAGCTGGAAGAGATCGGCTATCCCGTCCGGACACAGAGCGTTCGCCTGAACGTGGCCTCCATGTCCTGCGCGTCCTGCGTCGGGCGGGTGGACAAGGCGCTGGCGGCTGTGCCGGGCGTGCTGGATGTGAACGTCAATCTGGCTTCGGAAACTTCGACGGTGACCTATGTCGAAGGCGCGGTCGCGGTCGCCGACCTGCTAAAGGCGGCGGGTGACGCAGGCTATCCCGCGACCCTGCCGTTGGACAGCGCGCCGGAAGACACGAGTGTCCGCAAGGATGAAGAGGCGCGGAGGCTGGCCCTCAGAACCGCGCTGGCGGCGGCGCTCGCTTTGCCTGTGTTCCTGCTGGAAATGGGCGCGCACCTGATCCCCGGCATGCATGGTCTGATCGGCGACACGATCGGCCATCGGGCAAGCTGGCTGATCCAGTTCGTCCTGACCACGGTGGTTCTGCTCTGGCCGGGGCGCAGCTTCTACACGCGCGGGTTTCCAGCCCTGCTCAAGCGTGCGCCGGACATGAACAGCCTTGTCGCGGTCGGCACTTCTGCTGCCTATCTCTATTCTCTCGTGGCGCTATTCGCGCCCGCGCTGCTGCCCGAAGGGTCGCGTGCCGTCTATTTCGAGGCGGCGGCAGTCATCATCGTGCTAATCCTGCTGGGCCGCTGGCTGGAGGCCCGCGCGAAGGGCCGAACCGGGGCCGCGATCCAGAAACTGCTGGGCCTTCAGGCCAAGACCGCCCGCGTGATCGTGGACGGGGAACCGCTGGATGTGGCCATCGAACGCATCGCCGCGGGTGACATCCTGATCGTGCGTCCCGGAGAGCGGATCGCGGTGGACGGCGAGGTGACCGAAGGCATTGCGCGTGTCGATGAGAGCATGATCACGGGAGAGCCGGTGCCGGTCGCCAAATCCGTGGGCGATCCCGTGACCGGCGGGACCGTCAACGGCACCGGCGCCTTCCAGTTCCGCGCGACGCGCGTGGGGGCGGATACGACGCTGGCGCAAATCATCCGTATGGTCGAAGAGGCGCAGGGGGCCAAGTTGCCCATCCAGGGTCTGGTGGATCGGATCACCCTGTGGTTCGTGCCCGCGGTCATGGCGCTGGCGCTGCTGACGGTGATAATCTGGCCACTGGTCGGGCCGTCGCCCGCCCTGTCCCTTGCGCTGGTCGCCGGCGTTTCGGTGCTGATCATCGCCTGCCCCTGCGCGATGGGGCTGGCCACGCCGACCTCAATCATGGTGGGCACCGGCCGTGCCGCCGAAATGGGTGTGCTGTTCCGCAAGGGCGATGCGCTGCAACAGCTTTCTACCGTCGATGTGATCGCGCTGGACAAGACCGGCACGGTGACCGAAGGCCGCCCCGAACTGACCGATCTGGTTTTGGCCGACGGCTTTGACCGGGCCGAGGTGCTGGCGCTGGTCGCGGCAGTTGAAGCGCAATCGGAACATCCCATCGCCGAGGCCATCCTGCGGGCGGCAGAGGCCGAGAACGTTGCCGGGCACGAGGCGCGGAACTTCACCTCCATCACCGGCCACGGTGTCCGGGCCGAGGTCGCGGGCCGCGAGGTGCTGGTGGGGGCCGACCGTCTGATGACCCGCGAAGGGCTGGACATCGGCGCGCTGGCGGACGCGGAACGCCGCCTGGCCGAACAGGGCCGTACCGCGCTTTACGCCGCTATCGACGGACGCGTTGCCGCCATGATCGCCGTAGCCGATCCGGTCAAGCCGTCCAGCGCCGCGGCCATCCGCGCCTTGCACGATCTCGGCCTGAAGGTCGCCATGATCACCGGCGACAAGCGCGAGACGGCAGAAGCGATCGCGCGCGAGACCGGCATCGACCATGTGATCGCGGGTGTGCTGCCGGATGGCAAGGTCGCGGCATTGGACGATCTGCGCGGCACGGGCCAGCACATCGCCTTTGTCGGCGACGGCATCAACGATGCACCCGCGCTTGCCCATGCGGACGTGGGCATCGCCATCGGCACCGGCACCGACGTCGCCATCGAATCCGCCGATGTGGTGCTAATGTCGGGCGATTTGCGCGGCGTGGTCAACGCGCTGGAAGTGTCGCGGCGTACGATGCGCAACATCCGCCAGAACCTGTTCTGGGCCTTCGGCTACAACGTGGCCCTCATTCCGGTGGCGGCGGGGCTGCTCTACCCGGTGTCGGGCCTGCTGCTGTCGCCGGTGCTGGCGGCTGGGGCAATGGCGCTCAGCTCGGTCTTCGTACTGACGAACGCGCTGCGCCTGCGCCGCGTCCGCCCGGCGATGGACGAGGCGGCGAAGGCCGCGACCGACCCCCGCATGTCTCCCGTCCCGGCTGAATGA
- a CDS encoding MauE/DoxX family redox-associated membrane protein, whose translation MPKDASKSAQLYRMVMQDHLCPYGLKSKDLLEREGYEVEDHHLTTREETDAFMEKHGVETTPQTWIGEERIGGHDDLRVHFGLDAPESERSDTSYQPVIAIFAVAFLMALGLSWYSFGTILSLRALEWFIAISMCLLAVQKLQDVESFSTMFLNYDLLARRWVRYGKIYPFGEAFAGILMVAGALTWLSAPVALFIGTVGAVSVFKAVYIDKRELKCACVGGDSNVPLGFVSLTENLMMMVMGIWMPIRVYLIG comes from the coding sequence ATGCCGAAAGACGCATCGAAATCAGCCCAACTCTACCGGATGGTCATGCAGGATCATCTTTGCCCTTACGGTCTCAAGTCCAAAGACCTGCTTGAACGGGAAGGGTACGAGGTCGAGGATCATCACCTGACGACACGTGAGGAAACCGATGCCTTCATGGAAAAGCACGGGGTCGAGACCACGCCGCAAACGTGGATCGGCGAGGAACGGATCGGCGGCCATGACGATCTGCGGGTGCATTTCGGTCTCGACGCGCCGGAAAGCGAACGCTCGGACACCTCCTATCAGCCAGTGATCGCGATTTTCGCCGTCGCGTTCCTGATGGCGCTCGGCCTGTCGTGGTACAGCTTTGGAACCATCCTCAGCCTGCGCGCGCTGGAATGGTTCATAGCGATCTCGATGTGCTTGCTTGCAGTGCAGAAGCTTCAGGATGTGGAAAGTTTCTCGACCATGTTCCTGAATTACGACCTGCTGGCGCGCCGCTGGGTGCGCTACGGCAAGATCTATCCTTTCGGAGAGGCATTCGCCGGCATCCTCATGGTCGCCGGGGCGCTCACCTGGCTTTCGGCACCCGTGGCCTTGTTCATCGGCACCGTCGGCGCGGTATCGGTGTTCAAGGCGGTATACATCGACAAGCGCGAATTGAAATGCGCCTGCGTCGGGGGCGACAGCAACGTGCCGCTGGGGTTCGTCTCGCTCACCGAGAACCTGATGATGATGGTCATGGGCATCTGGATGCCGATCCGGGTCTACCTGATCGGCTGA
- a CDS encoding SCO family protein, with protein sequence MTALTRRAALAILAATISSPAFANHPGENLDARMFEMEPYFQAIDAAQAPGFELQDSEGNPVRLSDFSDKVVILHFIYANCPDICPLHAEKIAAVQASINDGPMKELVQFISITTDPVNDTPDVLRDYSDRHGLDPSNWVILTKRPDQTENATRVLARDYGLEFTMTADSDMMMHGAVTHVVDIGGRFAAKFHGMDFKNVNLILYVSELTNNAQHRRREPSWWDRLTGVFQ encoded by the coding sequence TTGACAGCACTGACACGGCGCGCCGCTTTAGCGATACTCGCGGCCACGATTTCGTCTCCGGCCTTCGCCAATCATCCGGGGGAAAACCTGGATGCGCGCATGTTCGAGATGGAGCCCTACTTCCAAGCCATCGATGCAGCGCAGGCTCCGGGTTTCGAGCTGCAGGATTCCGAGGGGAATCCCGTGCGCCTGTCGGATTTCAGCGACAAGGTGGTCATCCTTCATTTCATCTATGCCAACTGCCCGGATATCTGCCCGCTCCATGCGGAAAAGATCGCGGCGGTCCAGGCTTCGATCAACGACGGGCCGATGAAGGAGCTTGTGCAGTTCATCTCGATCACGACCGATCCTGTGAACGACACGCCAGACGTGTTGCGCGATTACTCGGACCGGCATGGGCTCGATCCAAGCAATTGGGTTATTCTAACCAAACGTCCCGATCAGACTGAAAATGCAACGCGCGTTCTGGCGCGGGACTATGGGCTGGAGTTCACGATGACCGCCGACAGCGACATGATGATGCACGGAGCGGTCACCCATGTCGTGGACATCGGTGGGCGGTTCGCTGCAAAATTCCATGGCATGGACTTCAAGAACGTGAACCTGATCCTCTATGTCAGCGAGTTGACCAACAACGCCCAGCATCGACGCCGGGAGCCCAGCTGGTGGGACCGGCTGACAGGTGTGTTTCAATGA
- the cueR gene encoding Cu(I)-responsive transcriptional regulator, with protein MNIGDVADLSGLPAKTIRYYEDIGLVEPLRSANGYRSFRQSDVHKLAFLGRARALGFTIEDCRSLLKLYADTERASAEVKQIAEEHLDRIDRKIAELTEMRATLSHLVDACAGDHRPDCPILADLAMEEDKTRTARAAD; from the coding sequence ATGAATATCGGAGACGTGGCCGACCTGTCCGGCCTTCCCGCGAAGACCATCCGCTACTACGAGGACATCGGGCTGGTCGAGCCGCTGCGCAGTGCCAACGGTTATCGCAGCTTCCGGCAGAGCGACGTCCACAAGCTGGCATTTCTCGGCCGGGCGCGCGCCTTGGGCTTCACCATCGAGGACTGCCGGAGCCTGCTGAAACTCTATGCCGATACCGAACGCGCCAGCGCCGAGGTCAAGCAGATTGCTGAGGAACACCTCGACCGGATCGACCGGAAAATCGCAGAATTGACCGAGATGCGCGCGACGTTGTCGCACCTTGTCGATGCCTGCGCTGGCGATCACAGGCCTGATTGTCCGATTCTCGCAGATCTGGCTATGGAAGAGGATAAGACCCGGACCGCCAGGGCAGCGGATTAA
- a CDS encoding DUF305 domain-containing protein, translating to MSYGRFFAMIATSTVVMFGLMYLNTYLWTHVFWSETRAYMALLMGATMAIIMLGFMLSMYSSKMANATIFIGAAVVFAASLWLVRSQVTVGDTSYMRAMIPHHSIAIMTSSRADISDPRVRKLADEIIYAQDKEIAEMRYLVNDIDANGDSPAQSESGPTQIMSLDEALSTPEVAILDLEFLTTEDIAQMFPGGAACTFTYTTTSRPALAVGRIDGGSVALAKISGDLVRLEAGDAGSTWGTEGMTVALSAPSGPGILDANSGEMQDADLVLELGSGLRAGYRGYYGCGA from the coding sequence ATGTCATATGGCCGCTTTTTCGCGATGATCGCCACATCTACCGTCGTCATGTTCGGTCTGATGTATCTCAATACCTACCTCTGGACGCATGTGTTCTGGTCGGAAACGCGGGCCTACATGGCTCTCCTGATGGGTGCCACCATGGCGATCATCATGCTGGGCTTCATGCTGTCGATGTATTCCAGCAAGATGGCTAACGCCACCATCTTCATCGGTGCCGCTGTGGTCTTTGCCGCCTCGCTTTGGCTGGTCCGCAGCCAGGTGACGGTGGGCGACACCAGCTACATGCGGGCAATGATCCCGCACCACTCGATCGCGATCATGACCTCCAGCCGCGCCGATATCTCGGACCCGCGCGTGCGCAAGCTGGCGGATGAGATCATCTATGCGCAGGACAAGGAAATCGCCGAGATGCGTTATCTGGTGAACGATATCGACGCCAACGGTGACAGTCCGGCACAGTCAGAAAGCGGACCGACGCAGATCATGAGCCTTGACGAGGCGCTATCAACCCCGGAAGTCGCCATTCTCGACCTCGAATTTCTTACTACGGAGGACATTGCGCAGATGTTTCCCGGCGGCGCCGCGTGCACGTTCACCTACACCACCACAAGCAGGCCTGCGCTGGCGGTGGGCCGCATCGACGGTGGGAGTGTAGCTCTCGCCAAGATCAGCGGCGATCTGGTGCGGCTGGAGGCTGGCGACGCCGGAAGCACTTGGGGCACGGAAGGCATGACAGTGGCGTTGAGCGCGCCGAGCGGACCCGGCATATTGGACGCAAATAGTGGCGAAATGCAGGACGCCGATCTCGTTCTCGAACTTGGGTCCGGTCTGCGTGCAGGGTATCGCGGATATTACGGTTGCGGTGCCTGA
- a CDS encoding TolC family protein: MRVSKIPLVLGFPLILGACATAVPGIYTEPKAGFANISSQVTPAIGKRTAFAETQAENEALKKQVHSMVHRKTISADTAVQVALLNNKGLQASYANVGLSAAEAWQQSTPENPIVSIGVLGIGAPELGAYRAIEGLIRSNVLDATTRKQRMAIADASFRQAQLNAVNDTLALANQTRKAWVDAVAAFEAVSYLRRAKATSDAGSELAMRLGETGALNKAGQAREQAFNAELAGQLAQARLNATRSKEALTRLMGLWGTEVDYYVPDALPALPRSVGRVTDIEAKALRNRVDLRVAKLGLEAQAKAFGLTDQTRIVSDLEFIAGFEAEREIEDGETETVTTPQVEVEFAIPIYDTGKARMRKAELSYLQAANVLAEKAVNVRSEARGAEASYHAAYKIARHYRDVLVPLRTTVEEEGLLSYNGMITNTFELLTDVREKLGASLEAANAKREFYMAQADLTAAIYGGGEGGGGAGGEGATLAAGGGAGH, from the coding sequence ATGCGGGTATCTAAGATTCCGCTGGTTCTTGGCTTTCCCCTAATTTTGGGTGCCTGCGCTACCGCAGTACCGGGTATCTACACGGAACCGAAAGCCGGCTTCGCCAACATTTCCAGCCAGGTCACACCGGCCATCGGCAAACGGACGGCCTTCGCCGAAACCCAGGCCGAAAACGAAGCTCTCAAGAAACAGGTGCACAGCATGGTGCATCGGAAGACGATCTCGGCCGATACGGCGGTTCAGGTTGCGCTGCTGAACAATAAGGGTCTGCAAGCGTCTTACGCCAATGTTGGCCTCTCGGCCGCTGAGGCTTGGCAGCAATCGACGCCGGAAAACCCGATCGTCTCAATTGGTGTCTTGGGAATCGGTGCGCCTGAACTCGGTGCCTACAGGGCGATCGAAGGGCTGATCCGGTCGAACGTCCTCGATGCCACCACGCGTAAACAGCGTATGGCCATTGCTGATGCAAGCTTCCGGCAGGCTCAGCTCAATGCCGTGAACGACACACTCGCACTGGCAAATCAGACGCGAAAGGCATGGGTCGATGCAGTCGCCGCCTTCGAGGCAGTGAGTTATCTGCGGCGCGCGAAAGCGACCTCTGACGCCGGCTCTGAACTGGCGATGAGGTTGGGCGAGACCGGCGCACTCAACAAAGCTGGGCAGGCCCGCGAACAGGCATTCAATGCCGAACTGGCGGGGCAACTTGCACAGGCACGATTGAACGCCACTCGGTCCAAGGAGGCTTTGACCAGGTTGATGGGTCTCTGGGGCACCGAAGTCGATTACTATGTGCCAGATGCCCTTCCTGCACTGCCGCGTTCTGTCGGCCGTGTGACCGACATCGAGGCCAAGGCGCTCCGAAACCGGGTGGATCTGCGTGTTGCCAAACTTGGCCTGGAAGCGCAGGCCAAGGCGTTTGGGCTGACCGATCAGACCCGCATTGTCAGCGATCTTGAGTTCATTGCCGGGTTCGAGGCGGAGCGGGAAATTGAGGACGGAGAAACGGAAACCGTGACCACCCCTCAGGTGGAAGTGGAGTTCGCGATCCCGATCTACGACACCGGCAAAGCCCGGATGCGCAAGGCGGAGTTGTCTTACTTACAAGCGGCCAACGTGCTCGCAGAGAAGGCCGTGAACGTCCGGTCCGAAGCGCGGGGTGCTGAAGCCTCCTATCATGCCGCATACAAAATCGCGCGCCACTATCGCGACGTTCTGGTGCCGCTACGCACGACCGTCGAAGAAGAGGGTTTGCTGTCCTACAACGGCATGATCACCAACACTTTCGAGCTGCTGACGGACGTGCGCGAGAAACTTGGCGCATCCCTGGAAGCGGCAAATGCAAAACGCGAATTCTATATGGCACAGGCCGATCTGACCGCCGCGATCTATGGCGGCGGCGAAGGCGGCGGTGGTGCTGGTGGAGAAGGCGCAACGCTTGCCGCCGGTGGCGGCGCAGGACACTGA
- a CDS encoding multicopper oxidase family protein, translated as MLNRRQLLGAGAAGATLVSSKAWGQTLNMGLPEAAQMDSAATAITARPSSGPDYTPVVTLNGWTLPHRMNNGVKEFHLVAEPVERELADGMIAHLWGYNGQSTGPTIEAVEGDRVRIYVTNKLPEGTTVHWHGLILPSGMDGVSGLSHPSIPPGKTFVYEFDLVKSGTFMYHPHGDEMAQMAMGMMGMFVVHPKDPTFMPVDRDFLIMLNAFDIDPGTYVPRIMTMTDFNLWTWNSRIFPDIDPLVVNKGDKVRVRVGNLTMTNHPIHMHGYDFKVTCTDGGWVPEAAQWPEVSIDIPVGAMRAYEFVADHLGDWAIHCHKSHHTMNAMGHDVPTFIGVNKKPLTQKIRQFQPEYMPMGMSGMGDMAKMEMPLPDNTIPMMTGWGPYGPIEMGGMFSVVKVRDGIDADDYSDPGWYENPPGEMAYEWTGELPEFASNNSPKTILTPKPNSKG; from the coding sequence ATGTTGAACAGACGTCAATTACTCGGAGCCGGCGCCGCAGGTGCAACGCTGGTCTCTTCAAAAGCCTGGGGTCAAACCCTGAACATGGGCCTCCCCGAAGCCGCGCAGATGGACAGTGCGGCAACGGCGATTACGGCGCGTCCGTCGTCAGGGCCGGACTACACACCTGTGGTCACGCTGAACGGGTGGACCCTGCCGCACCGGATGAACAACGGGGTCAAGGAATTTCACCTCGTCGCCGAACCGGTAGAGCGCGAACTTGCAGACGGCATGATTGCGCATTTGTGGGGTTACAACGGCCAGTCCACCGGTCCAACGATCGAAGCAGTCGAAGGCGACCGGGTCCGCATCTACGTCACCAACAAGCTGCCGGAAGGCACCACGGTGCATTGGCACGGGCTCATCCTGCCCTCGGGCATGGATGGGGTCTCCGGGTTGAGTCATCCCAGCATCCCGCCAGGAAAAACGTTTGTCTACGAGTTCGACTTGGTCAAATCGGGAACCTTCATGTATCACCCCCATGGCGACGAAATGGCGCAGATGGCGATGGGGATGATGGGCATGTTCGTGGTCCACCCCAAGGATCCCACCTTCATGCCGGTGGATCGCGATTTTCTGATCATGCTGAATGCCTTTGACATCGATCCCGGCACATATGTGCCGCGCATCATGACGATGACGGACTTCAACCTGTGGACGTGGAACAGTCGGATCTTCCCCGACATCGATCCGCTGGTCGTGAACAAGGGCGACAAGGTGCGCGTGCGCGTCGGCAACCTGACGATGACAAACCACCCGATCCACATGCACGGCTATGACTTCAAGGTCACCTGTACCGATGGTGGCTGGGTGCCGGAAGCCGCGCAATGGCCCGAGGTCAGCATCGACATCCCCGTGGGCGCGATGCGCGCCTATGAGTTCGTCGCGGACCATCTGGGTGACTGGGCGATCCACTGTCACAAGTCGCACCACACGATGAATGCCATGGGTCACGATGTGCCGACGTTCATCGGTGTCAACAAGAAACCGCTGACCCAGAAGATTCGTCAGTTCCAGCCGGAATACATGCCTATGGGCATGTCCGGCATGGGGGACATGGCGAAAATGGAAATGCCGCTGCCCGATAATACCATCCCGATGATGACGGGTTGGGGCCCCTACGGCCCCATCGAGATGGGCGGCATGTTTTCGGTCGTAAAGGTGCGGGACGGCATCGACGCGGACGATTACTCCGATCCCGGCTGGTACGAAAATCCTCCGGGCGAGATGGCCTACGAATGGACCGGCGAATTGCCCGAGTTCGCCTCGAACAACAGTCCAAAGACCATTCTCACACCAAAACCAAACTCGAAGGGCTGA
- a CDS encoding c-type cytochrome translates to MPVAAQSDVLMGERLYQENCASCHGANLEGQSDWRTRLPNGRLPAPPHDASGHTWHHPDRVLLDIVKRGPAAIVGNGYESDMPGYEDVLTDDEITAIIDYIKSTWPNRIRASQESRSLADEQAQP, encoded by the coding sequence TTGCCCGTAGCGGCGCAGAGCGACGTGCTCATGGGCGAGCGCCTTTATCAAGAGAATTGTGCCAGTTGCCATGGGGCAAACCTGGAGGGGCAATCAGATTGGCGCACACGATTGCCGAACGGCAGGTTGCCTGCCCCGCCGCACGACGCCTCCGGCCATACCTGGCATCACCCCGACCGCGTATTGCTCGACATCGTGAAACGCGGACCGGCGGCGATTGTCGGGAACGGGTACGAAAGCGACATGCCCGGATATGAGGATGTGCTGACAGACGATGAGATCACGGCGATCATTGACTACATCAAGAGCACATGGCCCAACCGGATCCGCGCGTCGCAGGAAAGCCGATCCCTTGCCGATGAGCAGGCGCAGCCATGA
- a CDS encoding TlpA family protein disulfide reductase, whose amino-acid sequence MKNLKPALIAWALSVGAAFATPQGFALHDTPQPVANVRYEKDDGSRGDMEDFRGKVILVNVWATWCVPCREEMPTLDALQAELGGDDFEVVALSIDRAGSQIVRRFYDEIGVTNLNMYVDQTMLSMTALRTVGLPTTILIDAQGRELGRLVGPAEWDDPEMVSFLRSFIE is encoded by the coding sequence ATGAAAAATCTGAAACCGGCGCTGATCGCCTGGGCACTGTCCGTCGGCGCGGCTTTCGCGACACCGCAAGGGTTTGCACTTCACGACACCCCGCAGCCTGTCGCCAATGTGCGCTACGAGAAAGATGACGGCAGCCGCGGAGACATGGAAGATTTTCGCGGCAAAGTGATCCTCGTGAATGTCTGGGCAACCTGGTGCGTCCCCTGCCGCGAAGAGATGCCGACGCTCGATGCGCTTCAGGCGGAACTTGGCGGCGACGACTTCGAAGTGGTTGCCCTTTCCATCGACCGGGCCGGATCACAAATCGTTCGGCGTTTCTACGACGAGATCGGTGTCACCAATCTCAATATGTATGTCGACCAGACCATGCTTTCGATGACCGCGCTGCGCACCGTTGGCCTGCCGACGACGATCCTGATCGACGCGCAGGGGCGGGAGCTCGGGCGACTGGTCGGCCCGGCCGAATGGGATGATCCCGAGATGGTGTCCTTTTTGCGAAGCTTTATTGAATGA
- a CDS encoding DsbE family thiol:disulfide interchange protein, with protein sequence MTEEVEGNADPVSRRSISGFVLVPLIAFALMILFGWGLFRGGDDLPSALLGKPVPDFALPPVLGREEGLSTQDLIGDVSLVNVFASWCVPCRAEHPLFMELSATGEVPLYGINYKDPPDQARAWLDELGDPYARIGADINGRAGIEWGVYGVPETYVIAPDGIIAYRHVGPITRAILQETLLPIVRDHKTQSAKEKTP encoded by the coding sequence ATGACGGAAGAGGTCGAGGGAAATGCCGACCCTGTGTCGCGACGCAGTATCTCCGGGTTCGTGCTGGTTCCGCTGATAGCTTTTGCCCTCATGATCCTGTTCGGTTGGGGGCTTTTCAGGGGTGGCGACGACTTGCCGTCGGCACTTCTCGGCAAACCCGTGCCCGACTTCGCGCTGCCCCCGGTGCTCGGCCGAGAAGAAGGTCTTTCGACGCAGGACCTGATCGGAGACGTGTCACTGGTGAACGTCTTCGCCTCGTGGTGTGTGCCCTGCCGTGCCGAACACCCGTTGTTCATGGAGTTGAGTGCAACCGGTGAGGTGCCGCTCTACGGAATCAACTACAAGGACCCGCCCGATCAGGCGCGCGCCTGGCTCGACGAGTTGGGTGATCCCTACGCGCGCATCGGGGCCGACATCAACGGACGCGCCGGTATCGAATGGGGCGTCTATGGCGTGCCCGAAACCTACGTCATCGCGCCCGACGGCATCATCGCCTACCGCCATGTTGGTCCGATCACACGAGCAATCCTGCAGGAAACGCTGCTGCCGATCGTCCGTGACCACAAAACCCAATCCGCCAAGGAGAAAACGCCATGA
- a CDS encoding cytochrome c biogenesis CcdA family protein, with protein MMDISGIGIFAAFLAGAISFLSPCVLPLVPGYVSYIAGQPDLRTTRSVGLRARAGALGLSACFVLGFSTVFVALGAGASALGSLLLTWRTELNYIGGAIIILFGLVMLGVFRLDAFSRDTRFNLDIPGGRPLGAYVLGLAFAFGWTPCIGPILGAILTLSSTSGGMSDGIWLLSIYSAGLGVPFLLAALFTDAIAARVRQIGKAGRWLYKGAGVAMIIMGVAIMTGQLSRFAYWLLGTFPFLATIG; from the coding sequence ATGATGGACATATCCGGCATCGGCATCTTCGCGGCGTTTCTGGCGGGAGCCATCTCGTTCCTGTCACCCTGCGTCCTGCCGCTGGTGCCGGGCTACGTATCCTATATCGCCGGTCAGCCGGATTTGCGCACGACGCGGTCGGTCGGCTTGCGGGCGCGCGCCGGGGCGCTCGGGTTGAGTGCCTGCTTTGTCCTGGGCTTTTCGACGGTCTTCGTCGCCCTCGGGGCCGGGGCCAGCGCGCTCGGGTCCCTGCTGCTGACGTGGCGCACCGAGCTGAACTATATCGGAGGCGCGATCATCATTCTGTTCGGACTGGTCATGCTGGGTGTCTTTCGTCTGGATGCGTTCTCGCGCGATACCCGTTTCAATCTCGACATTCCCGGCGGTCGCCCGCTCGGGGCCTATGTGCTGGGACTAGCCTTCGCCTTCGGCTGGACACCTTGCATCGGACCGATCCTCGGCGCGATCCTGACGCTCAGTTCGACCTCCGGCGGCATGTCGGACGGCATCTGGCTGCTATCGATCTATTCCGCCGGGCTGGGCGTGCCCTTCCTGCTGGCGGCGCTGTTCACCGATGCCATCGCCGCGCGGGTAAGGCAGATCGGCAAGGCCGGTCGCTGGCTCTACAAGGGCGCGGGTGTTGCCATGATCATCATGGGAGTTGCCATCATGACCGGGCAACTGTCACGGTTTGCCTATTGGCTGCTGGGGACGTTTCCCTTTCTCGCGACGATCGGCTGA
- a CDS encoding heavy-metal-associated domain-containing protein encodes MIRFSVPDMNCGHCTASIEKAIVTIDPHATVTCDLTARSVEVDSALDESALKAAIHDAGYGSQRLS; translated from the coding sequence ATGATTAGGTTCAGCGTGCCGGACATGAACTGCGGACATTGCACCGCGTCGATAGAGAAGGCCATTGTGACGATAGACCCACACGCGACTGTCACCTGTGACCTGACTGCGCGTTCCGTCGAGGTAGATAGCGCATTGGATGAAAGCGCTCTGAAGGCAGCGATTCACGATGCGGGCTACGGATCGCAAAGACTGAGTTAG